TCAAACGCAGGAACTGCTCCCCCCAGGAGAACTTGCCCATGACCAGCCGCGCCTGCTCCTTCTCCCCCATGATATACAAGGCGGCGGCCACGGCTTCCGCGCTGGTGAGCCTCAGCGGCCTGCCCCAATTGACCGGATTGGCGGCCAGCAGAAAGGGGAGCGCCCTGGAGAATGCGCCTTCGCGGATGGGAGGGAAACCTTCGATCCGGTTCCAGGAGAGGTCCATGACCACCAGGCCGAAATGTCTCGCCTTGGAGGTGTCCTCCCGGGAAAGGGCTTTCTCCGCCATGGGGTTGAGGACCACGCTCCCTCGGGGAATGCTCTTGAACGATGAGAGGGGCTGGGCCAGCTTGAAGCGCAGCATCTTCTTGGCGGTGCACTTCTTGGGATCGCACTCGTTCTGGTCGTACACGAAGATGGGGATCATTTGGCTCGCTCTCCGAAACGTTGCATTATCCAGGCACGTATCTCGTCCCGGACTCGGCGGAACCCCTCGACCCTTTCTTCTAATGGGCCATCATGGCTGGCCGGATCTTCGAAGTCGTGGTGGATGAGCTCCGTTCCACCGGGGTAGAGGGGGCAATTTTCACGTGCGGAGTCGCAGACTGTGACCACCATATCGAAGTAATGGTCGAGCATCTCTTCGATGTTCTTGGAGCGCTGCCGGGAGATGTCCACGCCAACCTCCGCCATGACATCGATCACCAAAGGATGGACCTTGTCTGGCCTCGTTCCGGCGCTGAAGGCTTCGTATCGATCGCTGTAGAGGTGGTTCAAGAAGCCTTCCGCCATTTGCGAGCGGATGGAGTTGTGGGTGCAGATGAATAGCACTTTCTTCCTTTCGCCATCGGTCTTAGGCGGCTTCCACATCAGCCTCGTTCTGTCCTTGGAGTGGATCGGCCGGAGCGGTTCCCTCTTCGTCACTTGCTCCCCCTTCTGGTGACCTTGGTCCAGGACGTGCTGCCGCACTTCGGGCATTTGGTCTTGGTGGTGCCGCTATAGAGATCGGCGGCGGGCCGAAGCGACGAGCCGCGTCTGGCAATGAACTCCTTCCCGCAGTTGGAGCATAGGTAGGTCGTTCGCGGCATGTACCACGAAGCGATGCGAAACAGTCCGATGAGAGTGATGATGAGCCACAGATACCAGTAGGTGGGAAGCAGCAGGAACGCCGCCACTGCTATGATTACGATATAGGCGATGAGGAATGTCGTCTTAAGCCTCGTCCGCCTCTTCGACCCCTGCTCGCCTTCCATGTTCTCTTTCTTGGTAAGGCACGCTCCATGATAAACCCGTTCCCGGACCCGCTAGGTTTATCGGTCCATTGCTCGCTAACGTGCCATGCCACCATGATGACAAACCCAGCTCTGATGGGTGATGACAGACGGGCGAGCTGAGTGGCGTCCTTCGGGACAAGGTTTATTTTGCCAATGCCCCATATACGGCCCGGTGGATGGGATGCCTACTGGATATGATCTATTGCAGCAGAGCGGAGACTTTCGAAGGCACTGGCTCAGACGGATCGTCGCCGGAATGATCGATGCGACGATCGTGGCGGTGCCAATCTCCTTGGCGTTGGTGAACGTGAGCTCGGCGACGAGCGTGTTGCTGGCCGGCATCTTCTCGGGCGTGGGCTGGTTCCTGTACTCGGCGATCCTGGAAGGCTGGTTCGGGCAGACCATCGGGAAAAAGCTGCTTCATCTACGGGTGGTATCCATGGGCGATAAGGGACGGTTCCATCAGGCGGTGGTGAGGAGCGTGCCCAAGGTCTTCTGGTATGCCTTCCTTCCCTTCGATATCTTCGCGGGCCTCGGCATGGAAGGCGATCCGAGGCAGCGCTGGTCGGACCACGTGGCGAATACGACCGTGGTCTGCTACCAGCCGTCCACTGTGAAATTCAAGAGGAAGAAGTTGCAGGAAGCACAGACCTCGGACGCCAACCCTGCGCACGAATGAACCTCGGGCGAGGACCGCTCTCAGTCTTTCTTCTCCGCCCACCATACCCAGCCGCCTTTCTCCTGCGAAACCTCGCCCTTGATCAGCCCTTGACGACGCATCCTGGCCAGCTCACGGGCGATCTCATCTGGGCACTGTCCGACCACTGGACCCAACGCCCGTTGTATCTCCTTGGTGGTCATTTCCCGGTCCTTGAGGGCTCGGATGATCTCTTCACGAACCTGGGAATCTGGCACCTTCGAACGGAGACTCTCGGTCATCAGCGACCTCTTCAGGGCACTGAGTTGATAATAAGATTGCCTTCCATCTGAGTCAGCGGTTGCTCAACAAGGTCAGAGAAAAATCAGATAGTGGGGGATCGCCCCCCAGAAAGGGTTTGCTCCAGGGAACCTGCCATCGCCTACGCGGCGGTGAAGGTCAGGGTACCCATCGAGTTGCTAGTGGGGATATACCTCAACATGATTGTGTAGCTGATGGATGGCGTCGTGCCAGTCACATTGAAGTAGTCGCCTGCTCCCAGGTTCGTGCCCGTTGATAAGACCCATGAGCCGATCGTGACGCCCGTGGAGGGGGTCATGATGATCGTGATGTCCGTGGGCTTGACCGTCGTGGATGTGATGGATACCAGGGATATCCTATATTGGTTCGCCGTGCTTGTCGCAGTCTTGCTCATGGCCACCGATGGCGTGTTGGCTCCGCCTCCCTGGCTGAAGCCCATGACCATGACGTAGAGCACCGCTGCCAACACCACGGTTATTGCGACCATGAGGATGGTGGCGATGACCGGGGACACTGCCTCGGCGTTCTTTCTCAGTTTCCAGGTTTTCTTCATTGTTCAGTCTCCTAACGTAGGGAGATACCCTACAGTAAGAAGGTCATTTGTCTGTTGCCTTTTATAAATATTGCTATCCCAGAATCATTCCGGCAACGGCTCGCGACGATATCTGGAGCCTTGAAATCGTCGCCGCTGGGACAAGCCAGGCCCTACGAACACCAGATCAAATCGTCAAAGTGTAGTCGCACACCAGTGCCAGCATCTCCTTGACCTCCGGCTTCAGGGAGTCGGGCAGAGAAAGCACCACCGGATATGCCTCCCTGACCTTGAGGGAGTTGAGGAGCACGGTGAAGAACTCCGAGAGCATCTTGATGTCG
The Methanomassiliicoccales archaeon genome window above contains:
- a CDS encoding DUF367 family protein; this encodes MIPIFVYDQNECDPKKCTAKKMLRFKLAQPLSSFKSIPRGSVVLNPMAEKALSREDTSKARHFGLVVMDLSWNRIEGFPPIREGAFSRALPFLLAANPVNWGRPLRLTSAEAVAAALYIMGEKEQARLVMGKFSWGEQFLRLNAEPLERYSEVETSAEVVKIQLDYVQPQEESGRERQ
- a CDS encoding arsenate reductase ArsC, with protein sequence MPEVRQHVLDQGHQKGEQVTKREPLRPIHSKDRTRLMWKPPKTDGERKKVLFICTHNSIRSQMAEGFLNHLYSDRYEAFSAGTRPDKVHPLVIDVMAEVGVDISRQRSKNIEEMLDHYFDMVVTVCDSARENCPLYPGGTELIHHDFEDPASHDGPLEERVEGFRRVRDEIRAWIMQRFGERAK
- a CDS encoding RDD family protein, giving the protein MPTGYDLLQQSGDFRRHWLRRIVAGMIDATIVAVPISLALVNVSSATSVLLAGIFSGVGWFLYSAILEGWFGQTIGKKLLHLRVVSMGDKGRFHQAVVRSVPKVFWYAFLPFDIFAGLGMEGDPRQRWSDHVANTTVVCYQPSTVKFKRKKLQEAQTSDANPAHE
- a CDS encoding type IV pilin N-terminal domain-containing protein, with amino-acid sequence MKKTWKLRKNAEAVSPVIATILMVAITVVLAAVLYVMVMGFSQGGGANTPSVAMSKTATSTANQYRISLVSITSTTVKPTDITIIMTPSTGVTIGSWVLSTGTNLGAGDYFNVTGTTPSISYTIMLRYIPTSNSMGTLTFTAA